AAGTATTCGCTTTATACGAACTAATAGCTACACCAGAACAAACAGAACAGTTAAGACAGAAATATTTAGCAGGAAATTTTGGCTACGGGCACGCTAAAACAGAGCTTCTTAATTTAATTTTAGAAACTTACTCAAAGGAGAGAGAGTTATTTAATTACTATATGACTCACCTTGATGAGCTAGAAGCTAAACTAAAAGAAGGAGCAGAAAAAACTAGAAAAGTAGCAGCAGAAACTTTAGCTAGGGTGAGAAAAAACCTAGGAATGTAGTTGTTAGGTCATTTGCTAGAGATTTTGTAATATTGAAAAAAACTAAATGCTAGAACTTATATTTTCTGCTATCGGCTTAGGGCTAATGTTAAGCTTGGTTTTTATAGGACCTATTTTTTTCCTGCTTATAGAAACTAGCTTTTCGCGTGGAGCAAGGCATGCATTAACCTTAGATATAGGAGTTATAACTGCAGATTTGGTTTGTATTTTGGTGGCCTACTTTGCGAGTGATGATTTAGTAGAAATTATAGACGAATATCCTAGTTTTTATAGAATAACGGCTTTTATTATCTTTATTTATGGGATTTTTATGATAGTCTCCAAAACTAAAATGAGGATAGAAGGCGAAAAAAAAATCATCAGTCAGAACTATTTTAAAACTTTTTTAAATGGCTTTTTACTGAATATTCTTAATATAGGTGTAGTTTTATTTTGGTTGGTTACTGTAATATCGGTGCGAAACCAATATCCTAATCCGTATAAATTTATTTTATACATTGGGATTATGATAGCCACCTACATTGGGATAGATTTAATTAAAATCCTTTTAGCAAAACAATTTCATCATAAATTGACTCAAAATCTTGCTAATAAAATACGAAGTGCTGTTGGAGTGATATTAGTTATCATTAGTGTATTTATATTTATGCAGAGCTTCAAAAAATTTAATAAGCTGGACCAAGAGTTAGAAAGAAGCGGTTATGTGAGGGATTCTCTAAAAATCAGAAAATAATTGTGTATGATAACATTTCCCAAAAAACTAAAAAAAGGAGCTAAAATAGGCATTGTTTCTCCTGCTGGAGCCGTAGAAGCCTCACAGATACAAGCAGGTATAGAACGAATACAGTCTAAAGGATATGAGCCTATTTTAAGTCCGTATTGCTTGGGGATTTTTAAGAATGGATACAATTATTCTGGGACAGAAAAAGAACGCTTATCAGACATCAATTGGGCATTTTCTAACTCGGGGCTTTCTGCAATATGGGCAACTAGAGGAGGCTATGGCTGTCAGCATCTCATTAAAAATATTAAGTTATCTGCTTTCAGAGAGAATCCTAAATGGTATATAGGTTATTCGGACAATACTGTAATCCAAAGCTATCTTCTAAAAAACGGATTTGCTAGCATACACGGGCAAACACTTAAAACCGCTTCGTTTGGGGTCTCGGAGGAAAGTTATGAGTTTATTTTTGATATTCTTGAGGGAGCACTTCCTAAATATGAAATTATACCACACGCATTTAATAAAGAAGGTGTGGCGGAAGGTATTTTAATAGGCGGAAATTTAGCCTTGGTTTATGCCTTGTTGGGAAGTCCATATTCCTTTAATTTTAAAGATAAAGTCCTTTTTATAGAAGATATAGGCGAAAACTTTTACGCTCTTGATAGAATGCTGATGGGGCTAGAACTTGCAGGGGTATTTAGAAAAATAAAAGGGCTTGTCATAGGTGGTATGACGAATATGGGCTCCGAAACCGATAATCCAAACTATGAAGACAGTTTTGATAGCTTTGCTTATGAAATTGTAAAACAAAGATTGGAGAAATATAAAATCCCTGTGATGTATCAGTTTCCTAATGGGCATATCTATCATAATTTGCCGCTTATTTTGGGGGCTTCGGTTCGCCTTGAAATTACCTCTGAAAAAGCAGAACTTTTTTATCTATAAAAAATGGCAGAGCATAATGATTTTGGAAAAGAAGCCGAAAATCAAGCCGTATTTTTCTTGGAGCAAAAGGGCTATAATATCATAGCCAGGAACTTTAGATACCTTAAAGCAGAGCTAGATATTATTGCCGAAAAAGATAATACTCTAGTGGTGCTAGAAGTTAAAGCAAGGCAGCACAATGCTTTAGTAGAGCCTCACGAAGCAGTAAACAAACGGAAAATAAAACTCATTATCTCTGCCACCAACGAATTTCTACAAAGCTATCCGAAAAATGTAGAAGTAAGATTCGATATTATTTCTATTATAAAGACACCTCAAGACGCATTTGAAATTACTCATATAGAAAATGCCTTTGAGAGTATAGATGGTTAGGTTACGAAGGCTATTTTTACCCAAAAAAAATAATTACATCTTCAATCCACCCCAAAAAACATTGGGGCAAAACAAAAATCAACTGGGGGAAACAAAAAATATCTGGGGCGATAGACCAACAAGGTAGGGCGACTTAATAATGACGCGGGGCGATACAAAAATGAGGTAGGGCGAAAGAATAATGATAATGGGCAACAAAAATTGTTGATAAAAAACAGGAAAACAACTTGGGGCGATAGAAGAATAAATGGTTTTTATCCATAAAATTGAATATAATTTAAAAAACAGAACACACATCGTTAAAATTCCTTAAAATGGTTTTGAAATCCCTCACATAGAGCTTAAATAGGTAAGGTTTTACCATTCACTCATTTAAAACTACCGTTCAGTAAGATATTTTTCTTTAGGGCAAAGGTCCGTTTTACATTTGCATCAGAAAGTTTAACAAAAAAATATCTTATTATGAAAAACAAAGTTCTAAACACAAAGAAATGGGTCGCTGTTTTAGCCGTAGTAGTTAGCACAGGTTTTGCACACGCACAAACCGATTATCAATCTCAACTACAAAAGAGCATTGTTCAGATGGAACAATCCAAAAATGCCCAAGAGTTGGCTCCCGTAACTAAAGCGTTTGCGAAAATAGCCGAAGAAAATCCTAACCAGTGGCTGCCTTACTATTATGCGAGTTACAATAGTGTAATGGAAGGGTTCAGAGGTAATTACACCGATAAAACCAAGTTAGAAACCTTAGCCAATCAAGCTGAAGAATGGATGAAAAAGGCAGAAGCCCTTTCACCTGAAAATGCAGAAATTTATATTCTTAAAGCTCGCATCAATGGATTGAGAATGATGATAAATCCACAGAAATATTATGCGACTGATGGCAAATCTTATGGCGAAAATTTAGCGAAGGCTAAAAAACTTAGCCCTGATAATCCGAGAATTACTTTGCTGAAAGCTGAAACGGTGTACTATACGCCAAAAGAACACGGTGGAAGTAAGGAACTTGGTTTAAAACTATTTGAAAAAGCCTTAAAACAGTTTGAAACTCAAGAAGCCGAGCAAAAACTATTGCCTCATTGGGGCAAGAAAGAGGCTCAGTATTTCTTATCTTTGAAATAAATATAAATATTTTGGTGAGGAAGAACTTTCCTCACCATCTTTTTCAAAATTTAGCTTATGAAAACTTTTTCCTTTAAAAATATACGCACTTTGTTTATTGTAAGCGTACTTTCTGCTCTTTTCTTCTTTCTCATTACCTCGTCTGAAAAAACAATTCGTAACTTTTTTATTAGCTGGGCAATATCGCTTGTCTATACTTTTGGCTATGGGTTATGTAATGGATTGATGAATGAACAACTTAATGAAAAGTATAATTGGAATACTCATACTAAACCTCGTCTGATAATTGGACTTATAGCAACAGTTATTCTTAATACTCTAATAACTTATTTGCTAAATTATATTTCTTTTGTTCAGTTAAGAGGAGTTCCTACAGAAGATTTTTTTAGTAAAAAATACGGTTTTATCAATTGGTTTTGGATAAATTTCGCATTGCTAATATCATCATTATATCATGTTTACTATTTTATGAAAGCCTTGCAGCAAAGCACTCAAGAGAAAATAGAAGTGCAGGAGCAATTAGCCAAAGCCTCAGAGGCACAGTTTCAAAGTTTAAAGACTCAGTTAGACCCGCATTTTCTGTTTAATTCTTTAAATGTCTTAACAGCGTTGATTGAGGAAAACCCACCGAAAGCTCAAAAATTTACGGAAGATATGTCTAAAATATACCGTTATGTTTTGGAACAAAGAGACAAAAAAACGGTGAGTGTTGCCGAAGAAATCAGCTTTGCAAAAACCTATGCCGAACTTCTTAAAACCCGTTTTGAAGACAGTGTTAATTTTAGTTTTGATATAAATCCCAACTTTGAAAATCATTTGGTAGTGCCATTATCTTTACAATTACTGCTAGAGAATGTGATTAAACATAACTTTGCTACCATTCAAAAACCGTTGAATATTAAGGTTTATACCACCTCGTATTATTTGATGGTAGAAAATAATTTACAAGCAAGAGAGATGCCTGCAGGTAGTACAGGAGTTGGATTAAAGAACATTCAGCAACGCTACGCCTTACTCACTCATAAGGAAGTGAATA
This Riemerella anatipestifer DNA region includes the following protein-coding sequences:
- a CDS encoding sensor histidine kinase; this translates as MKTFSFKNIRTLFIVSVLSALFFFLITSSEKTIRNFFISWAISLVYTFGYGLCNGLMNEQLNEKYNWNTHTKPRLIIGLIATVILNTLITYLLNYISFVQLRGVPTEDFFSKKYGFINWFWINFALLISSLYHVYYFMKALQQSTQEKIEVQEQLAKASEAQFQSLKTQLDPHFLFNSLNVLTALIEENPPKAQKFTEDMSKIYRYVLEQRDKKTVSVAEEISFAKTYAELLKTRFEDSVNFSFDINPNFENHLVVPLSLQLLLENVIKHNFATIQKPLNIKVYTTSYYLMVENNLQAREMPAGSTGVGLKNIQQRYALLTHKEVNIIKNENIFRVEIPLI
- a CDS encoding S66 peptidase family protein, with translation MITFPKKLKKGAKIGIVSPAGAVEASQIQAGIERIQSKGYEPILSPYCLGIFKNGYNYSGTEKERLSDINWAFSNSGLSAIWATRGGYGCQHLIKNIKLSAFRENPKWYIGYSDNTVIQSYLLKNGFASIHGQTLKTASFGVSEESYEFIFDILEGALPKYEIIPHAFNKEGVAEGILIGGNLALVYALLGSPYSFNFKDKVLFIEDIGENFYALDRMLMGLELAGVFRKIKGLVIGGMTNMGSETDNPNYEDSFDSFAYEIVKQRLEKYKIPVMYQFPNGHIYHNLPLILGASVRLEITSEKAELFYL
- a CDS encoding LysE family translocator, which codes for MLELIFSAIGLGLMLSLVFIGPIFFLLIETSFSRGARHALTLDIGVITADLVCILVAYFASDDLVEIIDEYPSFYRITAFIIFIYGIFMIVSKTKMRIEGEKKIISQNYFKTFLNGFLLNILNIGVVLFWLVTVISVRNQYPNPYKFILYIGIMIATYIGIDLIKILLAKQFHHKLTQNLANKIRSAVGVILVIISVFIFMQSFKKFNKLDQELERSGYVRDSLKIRK
- a CDS encoding YraN family protein, coding for MAEHNDFGKEAENQAVFFLEQKGYNIIARNFRYLKAELDIIAEKDNTLVVLEVKARQHNALVEPHEAVNKRKIKLIISATNEFLQSYPKNVEVRFDIISIIKTPQDAFEITHIENAFESIDG